One window from the genome of Natrialba magadii ATCC 43099 encodes:
- a CDS encoding DUF367 family protein produces the protein MECHVYYEGDDDPKKCTARRLEKFDEATLYRTMRQVPYGVVLNPHAEQALSPADADDGLGTLVALDCSWESAEEAAFKMNGVHRALPFLVAANPVNYGRPFQLTTVEALAAACCIFDDWDRAEELLSHFRWGETFLTLNEEPLRRYSNCADSTEVVAVQEEYLADEADGDGTMSE, from the coding sequence GTGGAGTGTCACGTTTACTACGAGGGTGACGACGACCCCAAGAAGTGCACCGCGCGTCGACTCGAGAAGTTCGACGAGGCGACACTCTATCGCACAATGCGACAGGTGCCGTACGGCGTCGTGCTCAACCCCCACGCCGAGCAAGCACTCTCGCCAGCCGACGCCGACGACGGATTGGGAACACTCGTCGCCCTCGACTGTTCCTGGGAGTCAGCAGAGGAAGCGGCGTTCAAGATGAACGGCGTTCACCGGGCACTCCCCTTTCTCGTTGCCGCGAATCCGGTCAACTACGGCCGGCCGTTCCAGCTCACGACCGTCGAAGCGCTCGCCGCTGCCTGTTGTATTTTCGACGACTGGGACCGCGCCGAGGAACTGCTCTCACACTTCCGCTGGGGAGAGACGTTCCTGACGCTCAACGAGGAGCCACTGCGCCGGTACAGCAACTGTGCCGACTCGACCGAGGTCGTCGCGGTACAGGAGGAGTATCTGGCCGACGAGGCGGACGGCGACGGAACAATGTCCGAGTAG
- a CDS encoding 50S ribosomal protein L40e, with translation MPSFDAAEDRMLNKMICMRCNARNSAEAKRCRKCGYKNLRPKAKEPRAA, from the coding sequence ATGCCAAGTTTCGACGCCGCCGAAGACCGGATGCTCAACAAGATGATCTGCATGCGCTGTAACGCACGCAACTCCGCCGAGGCCAAGCGCTGCCGCAAGTGCGGCTACAAGAACCTCCGCCCGAAGGCCAAAGAGCCACGCGCAGCATAA